ATACAGAAAAGAAAAGCAACTGAATTAATAACCGtgacatttttaaataatgacTTCATGTTTCATTCATTTCATTGAAATATTATTGAAATATcaaattgtattcaataatttaattatttatttgaaggacattttttatttaattacttgaatgttttattcatttatctAATGTAAAAGTATATTTCattatttcataatttaattaattatgtTGAATACTTGTAttcaataatataattataatttttttcattgaatttatttatttaattaattgtgTCATGATTTAaagatattattttttaaaatttcacAAACCTGTGTTTCAGCCGCTTTATGATATGATTTTATGCCTCAGAGTCGGTGGGCGGATCCTAACAAGTGATTGGTTACCTGGCCTGTTAGCCCCACCCACTCACTTTGATGGCTGAGGTTGACAGATCAAATAAATTTATAAAGTGCTGAAATTCAAGAAATAATTGAATAAATCAtgaaatattttattaaataatcAATTAAATAATTCATTGCATTACAATATGATATAACGATAATTAAATAATGAAATCCAAAATTTATATAAcgattaaatatttaattaaatatttaaaaatcaacaaaatatttattttgatattgaaataattatttatatatttaaatgcaattcaaaatggaatacattaatgTTATAGTTGATTACACGTTCAAGTATTTGATTACCATTATAATGAATAAAATGATAGAATGGTTAATTACATTCTGAAACGATAAATGAAAtgtatacattgtatttatacTCAATATATGTTAAAcaattaaatataatttaaaattgaattaattaatgacacatttaataacactttaatgcatttaattttaattaaaattgATAGCATGATTAAATAATCAATTGAATGCTGAAACaattaatacatttattaaatgttattttacattcaataaattaatgacacattcATGCATTTAATTCCAATTTTAATTCTTACAatgattgaataaataaatatcaaaataatgaatacaagtGATTAAAAGTGATTTTGCATAAAATAAATAATGGTGCATTGAATAACACATGTATGTTTAATTCCAATTATAATTAAATGGATTaattaatacatataaaataatcattcaagtttaaaataattaaagtaaTTATTTTCATTAAATAAACTAACGATATATTTAGTAACActtttgtgtatttaatttaaagaACAATTAGTTAAATGGTTGACTAAATAAATATTAGTTtagaataaatacaattaatttttcaataagtcatCTAATGACTAATTTTATACCACATTTGTGTGTTTAATTCCaattataattaattaaatgGTTGAATGAAtaaatattcaaataaatatagtttaaaataattaaaagtaattttcatTGAATAGACTAATGATCCATTTATTGACTCATGTGTATATTTATTTCCAATTATAATAGATTAaattattaaatgaataaatatttaaacaattCATTAAAATTTAGTTATAAATAATAGTTAATAATTCAGGTTTAAAAtcattaaaagtagtttttattaaataaactAATTATCTATTTAATACCACATTTGTGTATTCAATTCACATTCTAATTAATTAAACGATTgcataaataaatatttgaataattcattaaagtttaaaataattacaattaataGACTAATGACACATTAGataacacatttgtgtacttaatTCCACTTCTGATGAATTAAAAGGGAAATATTTAAAGATATTTATTTCATTAGACCCTCCATATTCTGATGAGCAAAAGGCAAAAAGTGCAACCTAGAAGAGAAGGCGCAGGAGTTACCCGAGCTTGTGCGTAGTCTGCTCTGGCGTCTGTCCATCACAAAGCAGACGAGCAGagccaagatggaggccagggtGGTCAACATCAGCACCGCCCACAGCACCGGACTCAGGGCCGTCAGCGGGTCAGAGTGGATGTCTGCAGGTGTGAATATGGGGCTGAGCTCTGTTGACAACATGTCACACAACTCTTACTTCTTTCTGCCGCTTACATTCAAGACACAATACACTGACAAAACTCACCTGTTGGTGTGTGAGGTTGAGGTCTGGTCTCTAGGCTGAAGGGAACGCAATGGTTGACAAGGTTGTCCCATCTGCTTCCCGGGAGACACGTCTTCTTGGACATGGCGACGAGCAGCAGCACACTTGTCACATCTCCTGCATGGATCGCGCTTTAACATGAACATAGTTGACTTCCTCCATCTGACAGGAAGTCAAGCACGCAGCAGAGTCCTTGGGGAGACACGACACACTTCCTGACCTGAAATACCGCCTCTCACGCATGACTGATCCCACCCTGCATCAATAAATGCTTACAGTACCCAGTCCAATATCAAATATTTGCTGACTGTGTCACACTGTCGTCAACAAATAGGAGCAACATATGAAAAATAgatcaaaacaaaacacaaatatatatgcaaatacttttaactttttaaaaggtatattaataacacagatgtttttttaaatatatgtttcattTTTGGGgggcaattgaaaaaaatatatatatgcaaattgTATGATGTCATATTAACACCAGACAAGCCACGCCCCCACTGCCACAAGTACATTTGCAATCTGTGAAAAacactgtatactgtatatatatatatatcaatgtctATATTCCCATTTATTGATATAAATATCTAATTGtgaaaaatgtaatatatatgtatttatatatatatatatatacaaatgtctatatttttaaaatgatatatctatacattttgaaaaatatgtatttaaatgtctattcttcaaaattaaatatgtataattgtgaaaaatatatattttaaatatatatgatatgtatatatttttcacaattacgtATATAAATGTCTATATTCCCATTTACTGATATATCTCAATAATTGTGAAcaattatgatatatatatatatatttacatattaatgtatacatttttcacagttgtgtatataaatatttacaaacgTCTATATTCCCATTTATTGATATAAATATCTCAATAATTGTGaacaattattatatatatatattcctatatatatatatataataacgtctatgtttttcaaaattaaatatataaataattgtgaaaattattttaaatatatatagttatatatatattaatgtagttttcaaattatgtatatatttatatacataattgtgaaaaagatttattttaaatatattacatatatttaaatacaatCATATTCACAATGAtttgttattattcattttatatatagtttatatttacacatatatacataacaaTTATTTGTTATGATctattatatatacatagtatagacattaatatatatatatttctattatatatagaaataattgtgatatttttcaattatttctatatgtagaaataattgtgaaaaatattttacacacacatttgtgtgtatacattattctacatatatatacatatatacacatacgtacatacctatatatatatatatagctatgtatatatatatatatatatatatataattgtgaaAAATGTGGCCATTATAAAGTTGTGTTAAAACCATTATtggctaaattggggccctaagCAGAATTTGTTCATACTTTATTTAGGTGACAATGATTTTTATACTACAGTATTTAACTCAGACTTAAAATGTAATTAGATGCATGTTTTGGACttcaaaagaagggactcataaaatattttaatattataaaCTAGGCTTATAATACTGCACAAGAAGGGACttataaaaactgatgaaaaaacatttacatacaattacaaGGTGCTTCAATAAATAGAtactaactaaattaataataaaaacgaTAAATGTTTGTTATAAGAATACGTCAATACAATTTAAGTGCATATAAAACTACAGCTTCACCACTGTAGTCATAAATTTTGCGCTTTAACCTCTCTATGTTAGTTCATCTTCTtatgtttgtttgacattgtcattactgccacaggtggtggaaaagtgtattacaactgagtgcagctgtggcccatacggaccacagctgagaaacaatattttttggcagACCTCTAAGGGGCGCTCAAGGCGGAAAaagggccctatggttaagaaacactgatcgaTGGAAccccttaaaggggaattgcatttttttgggatgttgtttatcattcacaatcattttgtAAGACAAGtacacattttttaatgcattctaaatatttaaTTACTTTCAAAAACACACAACCTTCCCTTTTTTTAACAACatgactgattattactcactgcagacttaatgagagccgacaaacataacaaaacatcacttactgtacaacgtcttCTGTCATTAGGTGCAGACTTCTTGGATGTTCCTACATTCccttttagatgaagaatgatacAAAATCCTCGCGAAGAAAATGGGGGCCGAACCAAGCCTCTTGCTGTGTTGTCCTTGCCATTTCCAGCTCTCAAATGGCTGTCAACTTGTTGGAATACCTACTCAtgcttcttctgtccaggtgagaggcatgatcaATGATCGACAATAatcttacagggagcaaggaagcgaggaaacagcagattACTCGATAATGTCAACATCGCCGCTATTAATCGTCTTGTCTGTCAGCGTTGTTGACTTTCCAAAACGAGTAAAATGTGTTTACATCTTGACGCTCACGAGTGCCTTTTGGCAGGAAGAGACACAGAAGGCAGAAGTACAATAGTTACAAGTTTATTGATGGCATGATATCAGCAGTGAAATAGGAAGGTGAAAGAAGGATGGCAAAGACGAGATTGATAAGGATTTCTAGTGTGTTTTGTTCTTGCACTAAAAACAATCATCAAGCACAAACATATGTTGTACTTACTTAGATATTTTTGCATCAAATACAAAAATTCAAATATTTGTGACACGCATACGATTACTGAAACAATCAGTGGATGGAAGCACAACAACGGAAATCTAAATAACCTAAAATCAATgtcaaaaattattatttatgtggctattttgaaataCGTACTAAAACAAGTGAAAACATACTTTTTAAGCATCCTGGATTGTTcttccaggatgcaaacggattaCTCTGGACAACGGTAGAAGGTAGGAACATGTTTAATTACAAAAactcaaaagggtacaaaaaaacagaaaacaacccgAAGGGGAGCGTGCCTAAAAAAGCGTGcgaaagctaaggcaaaaaacttaggacatgaaacgtGAAACTAAAAAACATGAAAGAAACTCACTAAACAGTGGCTTGAATGAACAAATGGCATGAACTATGGAcagggaaaaacaaaaactcgctaactgtagcatgaataaacaaaaacttacttggtatGAAGCATGAAAAGAAGAAAGGCATTGCatgaaacaatgacgccaggcagACCGActggcaatggcaggcttaaatagtgcctcTGACTAGTGCTcagtagcaggtgagcggccgaacactaatcagaggcagatgaacataatatgcaaccatggcaaccaaaacaaactcagaaaGGTGCACAagcaggaactaaagaagtccaaaaagaatagaaaatacaaaaacatgatccggaccacggatcatgacaataactaaataatgcattatttttacacaaaaaaaatgctGAAAGTGTCATTTTTaatgtgccatccatccatcttctcccgcttatccgaggtcgggtcacgggggcagcagcctaagcagggaagcccagacttccctctccccagccacttcttggccagaagacatagtcttcccaacgtgtcctgggtcttccccgtggccaccTATTGGCCGGACGTGCCAtatacacctccctagggaggcgttcgggtggcagatgcccggaccacctcatctggctcctctccatgtggaggagcagcagctttactttgagctcctcccggatggcagaacttttcaccctatctctaagggagagacccgccacccggcggaggaaactcatttgggccgcttgtacccgtgatcttgtcctttcggtcatgacccaaagatcatgaccataggtgaggatgggaacgtagataatcaggtaaattgagagctttgccttccggctcagctccttattcaccacaacagatcgatacagcgtccgcattactgaagacgccaccatccactcttccctcactcgtgaacaagactcctaggtacttgaactcctccacttggggcagggtctcctccccaacccggagatggcactccacccttttccgggcgagaaccacggactcggacttggaggtgctgattctcatcccagtcacttcacactcggctgcgaaccgatctagggtgagctgaagatcctggccagatgaagccatcaggaccacatcatctgcaaaaagcagagacctaatcctgcagtcaccaaaccggatcccctcaacgccttgactgcgcctagaaattctgtccataaaagttaagaacagaataggtgacaaagggcagccttggcggagtccaaccctcactggaaacgtgttggACTTACTGCAGGCAATgcaaagctctgacactgatcatacagggagcggagtTTAGTAATTGTAACCTTAAAAGGGTCAATTATTCATAACAACAATGCTTTtggtttattctttttttttttttaatcaatgacagtaaaaaaaaaaaggatccaaaAGGCCCCAACTTATAAAAgtcttaaaaataagtcatatatattttatttatttttctgatAAGTTGCACCCACAACTTATTTCTTCCACATTCACACGTTGATGGTGGtagttgaaattattttttacttttaaatctGTAGACCAGGggcctcaaactcaatttacctgggggccactggatgcagaaactgggtgaggctcggCCGCTAgaaaatatttctaaaaaaaaatctaacatgcagtcTTTAGTGAAtccaccttctttgaatggctttcccgccctggcatcatacttgccaaccctcccgatttatcCGGGAGACTCAGgattttcagtgcacctcccgaattAGCCCTGATATTCACCAGGCCAATAATATtaaggcgtgccgtgatgatggcaccgcctttaacgtcctcttcaACATGTCATCCCGTCCGCCTTTTCattatacaaacagcgtgccggcccaaccATGTATTGTGTGAGGCTTTATgcggacacacacaagtgaatgcaaggcatacttggtcaacagccatacaggtcacactgagggtggccgtataaacaactttaacactcttactaatatgcgccacactgtgaatccacaccaaacaagaatgacaaacacatttcaagagaacttgtgcaccgtaacacaacataaacacaacagaacaaataaccagaacaccttgcagtcctaactcttccaggctacaatatacactacctcaaccgacgcacggagggggtggtTACTGTGTAGGGGGCGGAGTTAGTTGGTaacggggatgtatattgtagcccggaaaaaTTAGGGctgaaggggttctgggtatttgttcggttgtgtttgtgttgtgttacggtgcggaagttctcccgaaatgtgtttgtcgttattgtttggtgtgggttcacagtgtggcgcatatttgtaacagtgttaaagttatttaacaTTGCAAGGTACTTCTTGTCGAGaaccccagcaagaacattcagaagctgcagtacatacaaaatagtgctacGAGGATCCtaatgagagtgcggaaacatgaccacatcacaccaactctctaatcccttcactggcttccagtTTCGCTCTGCATTGAATCCAAAATCTCCcttctaactcaccagtgcctccatggaaatgcccccctctacctcaaagaactgctcacccccaaatcctccacacgacacctccactccaaacaggctaacctcctccaacctccacggacaaagccacgaactatgggagaccgggctttctgctccgctgctcccagtctgtggaacgctctccctgaccacctgagggcacctcagactgtggatgctattaaaaaaggcttaaaaacacatcttttaaaaaaagcctttttataaacATGCATGCTgattctagctattgggctgtttctagttttatattttatttatttgtattttattttcttcttattattattacaaatgtttttacattgtggcactttgaggttgtttgctca
The DNA window shown above is from Nerophis ophidion isolate RoL-2023_Sa linkage group LG23, RoL_Noph_v1.0, whole genome shotgun sequence and carries:
- the LOC133541259 gene encoding tumor necrosis factor receptor superfamily member 13C-like, with the translated sequence MSKKTCLPGSRWDNLVNHCVPFSLETRPQPHTPTELSPIFTPADIHSDPLTALSPVLWAVLMLTTLASILALLVCFVMDRRQSRLRTSSEQTEVEEQPSASKSSSAATGAHHPHPHLHHHQWRDGLHHCDCPGSGRPAREEGGVVVCWPAGEHRVPLPATELGDTALVTTKTV